A section of the Halopiger aswanensis genome encodes:
- a CDS encoding metal-dependent hydrolase: MYQVGHYGAALLLYAPLGAAVSLAGYEPAALLGGLVCVGLSTLPDCDHRLPLIDHRGPTHTLLFAGLVGGALAGTVAVLGDASASLPAPVGRVDDALLVGFAFVVGALSIVSHLLADALTPMGIRPFWPVSSRHYTLRVTRAANTIANYVLFAIGVGAVFAAVAVTTVVG; this comes from the coding sequence ATGTATCAGGTTGGACACTACGGCGCGGCGCTGTTGCTGTACGCGCCGCTCGGCGCGGCCGTCTCGCTCGCGGGGTACGAACCGGCCGCCCTTCTCGGCGGCCTCGTCTGCGTCGGGCTCTCGACGCTGCCGGACTGCGATCACCGGCTGCCGCTGATCGACCACCGGGGGCCGACCCACACCCTGCTGTTCGCCGGACTCGTCGGCGGGGCGCTGGCCGGGACCGTGGCGGTTCTCGGCGACGCCTCGGCCTCGCTACCGGCCCCTGTCGGTAGGGTCGACGACGCGCTCCTCGTCGGCTTCGCGTTCGTCGTCGGCGCGCTCTCGATCGTCTCGCACCTCCTCGCCGACGCCCTGACGCCGATGGGAATTCGGCCGTTCTGGCCCGTCTCGAGTCGGCACTACACGCTTAGGGTGACGCGTGCGGCGAATACGATCGCAAACTACGTTCTGTTCGCGATCGGCGTCGGCGCCGTCTTCGCCGCGGTTGCCGTTACGACGGTCGTTGGTTGA
- a CDS encoding MBL fold metallo-hydrolase, with translation MTVRFGAVTVDWLGLATIRLEGETGAVVYIDPGPERYGVLEGREPRDGDLVLVSNGDHYDPASIRRVAREDAMVLVHESIDADAIDGIDDRPETLPYDIERVGADESFVLGPLDLFTTPAHNEPDGPHTDADGQPYHREGEGCGFGVTIDGVTAYWPGDTDAHSFHEDLAVDLFLPPIGGTYTMDRREAAVLAAAMRPGLVLPVHYETFDAIETDADAFVVDVANRGVPVVLDSATGEGETE, from the coding sequence ATGACCGTCCGATTCGGCGCGGTAACCGTCGACTGGCTCGGCCTCGCGACCATCCGTCTCGAAGGGGAGACCGGCGCGGTCGTCTACATCGATCCCGGTCCGGAGCGGTACGGCGTCCTCGAGGGACGGGAGCCGCGAGATGGCGACCTCGTTCTCGTCTCCAACGGCGACCACTACGACCCGGCGTCGATTCGTCGGGTTGCCCGTGAGGACGCGATGGTCCTCGTCCACGAATCGATCGATGCCGATGCGATCGATGGAATCGACGACCGACCCGAGACGCTCCCCTACGACATCGAGCGCGTCGGGGCCGACGAATCGTTCGTCCTCGGGCCGCTCGATCTGTTCACGACGCCGGCGCACAACGAGCCCGACGGCCCGCACACCGACGCGGACGGCCAGCCCTACCACCGCGAGGGCGAGGGCTGCGGCTTCGGGGTCACCATCGACGGTGTCACGGCCTACTGGCCCGGCGACACCGACGCACACTCGTTTCACGAGGACCTCGCCGTCGACCTCTTTCTGCCGCCGATCGGCGGGACGTACACGATGGACCGCCGCGAGGCCGCGGTCCTGGCCGCAGCAATGCGACCGGGGCTCGTGCTCCCGGTTCACTACGAGACGTTCGATGCGATCGAGACGGACGCCGATGCGTTCGTCGTCGACGTCGCGAACCGCGGGGTCCCCGTCGTGCTCGACAGTGCTACCGGCGAGGGCGAAACGGAGTGA
- a CDS encoding helix-turn-helix domain-containing protein yields the protein MSVIATVSIPASEFPLGSVLESERDRDATVTVETTVPADEGSLPYLWVPADVADAVVDDLEDNGNVTDAAVVDELEDSVLVKIDWDDRVDGVLEAIRGSDAIVTSAAGTASQWTFRLRFPSYEDLSEFYTACVEDDVSIELAQLHEAVGSDHRRRFGLTNAQRDLVVAAYEAGYFDVPRKTTLVELGERLGISDSAVSQRLRRGLAELINATLVVEPQSRSRSRPLSSDGGPDRFRTGAGAGSGSGPDTGTGPGPEESPEP from the coding sequence ATGAGCGTCATCGCGACGGTCTCGATTCCCGCGAGCGAGTTCCCGCTCGGCTCGGTGCTCGAGTCGGAGCGCGACCGCGACGCGACCGTCACCGTCGAGACGACGGTCCCGGCTGACGAGGGAAGCCTCCCGTACCTCTGGGTGCCGGCCGACGTCGCCGACGCCGTTGTCGACGACCTCGAGGACAACGGGAACGTCACCGACGCCGCCGTCGTCGACGAACTCGAGGACAGCGTCCTCGTCAAAATCGACTGGGACGATCGGGTCGACGGCGTGCTCGAGGCGATCCGAGGGAGCGACGCGATCGTCACGAGCGCCGCGGGCACCGCCTCGCAGTGGACGTTCCGCCTTCGGTTTCCGTCCTACGAGGACCTCTCGGAGTTCTACACGGCCTGTGTGGAAGACGACGTCTCGATCGAACTCGCTCAGCTTCACGAAGCGGTCGGGTCGGATCACCGCCGGCGGTTCGGGCTGACGAACGCCCAGCGGGACCTGGTCGTCGCCGCCTACGAGGCGGGCTACTTCGACGTCCCGCGCAAGACGACGCTCGTCGAACTCGGAGAGCGGCTCGGAATCTCCGACTCGGCGGTCTCCCAGCGGCTCCGGCGCGGACTCGCGGAACTGATCAACGCGACGCTCGTCGTGGAGCCCCAGTCCCGTTCTCGCTCGCGGCCTCTCTCGAGCGACGGCGGCCCCGACCGTTTCAGAACGGGAGCGGGCGCGGGATCCGGGTCGGGCCCGGACACCGGCACCGGTCCCGGTCCCGAAGAGTCGCCCGAGCCCTAG
- a CDS encoding helix-turn-helix domain-containing protein — MEPNDTDDHRDEGSEEHRSLEDDIVAETGERGRNPTVEEVDQRIVDLLSWILDTETRAKIYVYLLANPGSTSEEVAKGTGLYPSTVREALAELHEEDRVTREKRASEGAGNNPYEYTAIQPSELVGGVVDQVQQELNTIFTLDRVLDRDEEEPEPAFEEDVEPVTITVDETAPFDEDETEPAEDSETSADLEFDDDETDIEISEPDEDDDEL, encoded by the coding sequence ATGGAACCGAACGATACCGACGACCACCGGGACGAGGGGAGCGAGGAGCACCGGTCGCTCGAGGACGATATCGTCGCCGAGACGGGTGAGCGAGGGCGAAACCCGACGGTCGAGGAGGTCGACCAGCGGATCGTCGACCTGCTGTCGTGGATCCTCGACACCGAGACGCGGGCGAAGATCTACGTCTACCTGCTCGCGAATCCGGGCAGCACCTCCGAGGAGGTCGCGAAGGGGACCGGTCTCTACCCGAGCACGGTTCGCGAGGCCCTCGCGGAACTCCACGAGGAGGATCGGGTCACGCGCGAGAAGCGCGCGAGCGAGGGCGCCGGCAACAACCCCTACGAGTACACGGCGATCCAGCCGAGCGAACTGGTCGGCGGCGTCGTCGATCAGGTCCAGCAGGAACTGAACACGATCTTTACGCTGGATCGCGTCCTCGACCGCGACGAGGAAGAGCCGGAACCGGCCTTCGAGGAGGACGTCGAGCCGGTTACGATCACCGTCGACGAGACGGCGCCGTTCGACGAGGACGAGACCGAACCGGCGGAGGACTCGGAGACGAGCGCCGACCTCGAGTTCGACGACGACGAGACGGACATCGAAATCTCGGAGCCGGACGAAGACGACGACGAGTTGTAG
- a CDS encoding M24 family metallopeptidase produces MGSDDKRERLEAVLESRDLDAVWFARPNSFAWLTGGNSVIDRESDTGVAAVGYDGDVRIVTNNIEAERIKAEELPDLEADAVSIEQFSWHASSLGEAISARVGDDERAAADVDVPGLERIDPSALRQPLTERDRERYRELGRETAAAVESVCRELRAEDTEHEVASALRVALSARDIEAPVCLVGGSERAQQYRHYTPTQAKLGDYALLSVTAERHGLHASCTRTVAFDAPDWLEDRHEAAARVETTALAATQEVAENGGTAGDVFGAVQDAYAAVGFEGEWEYHHQGGAAGFAGREWIATPDHEASVEVPMAYAWNPTVQGAKSEGTALVTDDEIEPLTTTDNWPTITADAVDRDVELERPAILTLEDE; encoded by the coding sequence ATGGGCAGTGACGACAAGCGCGAGCGACTCGAGGCCGTTCTCGAGTCCCGCGATCTGGATGCGGTGTGGTTCGCACGGCCGAACTCCTTCGCCTGGCTGACGGGCGGCAACAGCGTCATCGACCGCGAGAGCGACACGGGGGTCGCCGCCGTCGGCTACGACGGCGACGTGCGGATCGTGACGAACAACATCGAAGCGGAGCGGATCAAGGCCGAAGAGCTCCCGGATCTCGAGGCCGACGCCGTCTCGATCGAGCAGTTCTCCTGGCACGCTTCCTCGCTCGGCGAGGCGATTTCCGCTCGCGTCGGCGACGACGAGCGCGCAGCCGCGGACGTCGACGTACCGGGCCTCGAGCGGATCGATCCGAGCGCGCTGCGACAGCCGCTGACCGAGCGCGACCGCGAACGATACCGCGAACTGGGCCGGGAGACGGCCGCAGCCGTCGAATCTGTCTGCCGGGAGCTTCGCGCCGAGGACACCGAACACGAGGTCGCCTCGGCGCTGCGGGTCGCCCTGTCGGCGCGAGATATCGAGGCGCCGGTCTGTCTCGTCGGCGGCAGCGAGCGCGCCCAGCAGTACCGCCACTACACCCCGACGCAGGCCAAGCTCGGCGACTACGCGCTGCTGTCGGTGACCGCCGAGCGCCACGGGCTGCACGCGAGTTGCACCCGCACGGTCGCCTTCGACGCGCCCGACTGGCTCGAGGACCGCCACGAGGCAGCCGCGCGGGTCGAGACGACGGCGCTGGCGGCGACCCAGGAGGTCGCGGAGAACGGCGGCACCGCCGGCGACGTCTTCGGTGCGGTTCAGGACGCCTACGCCGCCGTCGGCTTCGAGGGCGAGTGGGAGTACCACCACCAGGGCGGCGCCGCCGGCTTCGCCGGCCGAGAGTGGATCGCGACGCCGGACCACGAGGCGTCCGTCGAGGTCCCGATGGCCTACGCCTGGAACCCGACGGTGCAGGGCGCGAAAAGCGAGGGCACCGCGCTCGTCACCGACGACGAGATCGAGCCGCTGACGACGACCGATAACTGGCCGACGATCACCGCCGACGCCGTCGACCGCGACGTCGAACTCGAGCGGCCCGCCATCCTGACGCTCGAGGACGAGTAA
- a CDS encoding zinc ribbon domain-containing protein, with the protein MADDRRGRSETRYCSHCGHSLEPPMNYCPNCGTAIERRERSSDTRSQPRRRTENRHPSVGEFSQTRSHAGDRSSGPTSATRRDARDAPSSPTESSGPSRDVDPTARKQLEARIARATRDGWELEHDFGDHAVMVRHTFGDTDEHLVVAMLTVWWTMGLGNVLYGVYRYVEDAERMVLRAGPPENPETKEQSSHLLERATAAVCWTAGVILALIGLQLSVTSALGLGLLALAFGFIAMGASVLPSVRSRLERRHSLATNGRTRSVEERSVVAYDRPCSACAEPVGRGLERTYRSEFCLLGVPLTGSAGRNYYCQRCANAEFSSHSTETGHTGRGTVDGASSGDASRAGRKSEPESGTGPEPEPEHLD; encoded by the coding sequence ATGGCCGACGACCGCCGGGGACGGTCCGAGACGCGGTACTGCTCGCACTGCGGGCACTCCCTCGAGCCGCCGATGAACTACTGTCCGAACTGCGGGACGGCGATCGAGCGACGCGAGCGCTCGTCGGACACCCGCTCGCAGCCGCGACGTCGGACCGAGAACCGCCACCCGTCCGTCGGCGAGTTCTCGCAGACCCGCTCGCACGCCGGCGACCGCTCGAGCGGACCCACATCCGCGACCCGGCGAGACGCCCGCGACGCTCCATCGTCACCCACTGAATCTTCGGGTCCGAGTCGAGACGTGGACCCGACGGCTCGCAAGCAACTCGAGGCCCGCATCGCGAGGGCGACCCGGGACGGCTGGGAGCTCGAGCACGACTTCGGCGACCACGCGGTGATGGTCCGGCACACGTTCGGCGATACGGACGAACACCTGGTGGTCGCCATGCTGACCGTCTGGTGGACGATGGGACTCGGGAACGTCCTCTACGGTGTCTACCGGTACGTCGAGGACGCCGAGCGGATGGTGCTGCGCGCCGGCCCGCCCGAAAACCCGGAGACGAAAGAACAGTCCTCACACCTGCTCGAGCGCGCGACCGCTGCGGTCTGCTGGACCGCCGGTGTGATCCTCGCGCTGATCGGACTCCAACTATCAGTAACGTCGGCGCTCGGACTCGGACTCCTCGCGCTCGCGTTCGGCTTCATCGCCATGGGGGCAAGCGTCCTCCCGTCGGTCCGCAGCCGACTCGAGCGCCGCCACTCGCTCGCGACGAACGGCCGTACCCGATCGGTCGAGGAGCGGTCCGTCGTCGCGTACGACCGGCCCTGCTCGGCGTGTGCCGAGCCGGTCGGCCGCGGTCTCGAGCGGACCTACCGCTCGGAGTTCTGTCTGCTCGGCGTCCCGCTGACGGGATCGGCGGGCCGGAACTACTACTGCCAGCGGTGTGCGAACGCCGAATTCTCGTCGCACAGCACCGAGACGGGGCACACCGGACGGGGGACTGTCGATGGCGCCTCGAGCGGCGATGCCTCGAGAGCGGGGCGAAAATCGGAGCCCGAGAGCGGCACCGGGCCGGAGCCGGAACCGGAGCACCTCGACTAA
- a CDS encoding DUF7836 family putative zinc-binding protein, with protein MDKTTVQLLCPECTKDWQTAPGELPESADMFHCPNCHASRRMAEFMRTDRDLQTLKQLG; from the coding sequence ATGGACAAAACGACGGTGCAACTATTATGTCCAGAATGTACGAAAGACTGGCAGACTGCGCCCGGCGAACTCCCCGAATCGGCGGATATGTTCCACTGTCCGAACTGTCACGCTTCCCGGCGGATGGCCGAGTTCATGCGAACTGACCGCGATCTGCAGACGCTGAAGCAACTCGGGTAG
- a CDS encoding transcription initiation factor IIB translates to MSDSNIRTYTREREAEEEETATRSEEQEQCPECGGRLVSDTEHAETVCEDCGLVVEEDEIDRGPEWRAFDAAEKDEKSRVGAPTTNMMHDQGLSTNIGWQDKDAYGKALSSRQRQKMQRLRTWNERFRTRDSKERNLKQALGEIDRMASALGLPENVRETASVIYRRALEEDLLPGRSIEGVATASLYAAARQAGTPRSLDEISAVSRVDKMELTRTYRYIIRELGLEVQPADPESYVPRFVSDLDLSDETERMARELLESARKAGVHSGKSPVGLAAAGVYAAALLTNEKVTQNEVSEVASISEVTIRNRYKELLEASDTAAPA, encoded by the coding sequence ATGTCCGATTCAAACATTCGTACCTATACGCGCGAGCGAGAGGCTGAGGAGGAAGAGACAGCAACGCGTTCGGAGGAGCAAGAGCAGTGTCCGGAGTGTGGCGGCCGGCTCGTTTCGGACACCGAGCACGCCGAGACGGTCTGTGAGGACTGTGGCCTCGTCGTCGAGGAAGACGAGATCGACCGCGGTCCCGAGTGGCGCGCCTTCGACGCCGCCGAGAAGGACGAGAAGTCCCGCGTCGGCGCCCCGACGACCAACATGATGCACGACCAGGGGCTCTCGACCAACATCGGCTGGCAGGACAAGGACGCCTACGGCAAGGCGCTCTCGAGTCGCCAGCGCCAGAAGATGCAGCGCCTGCGCACCTGGAACGAGCGGTTCCGCACCCGCGACTCCAAGGAGCGAAACCTGAAGCAGGCGCTGGGCGAAATCGACCGGATGGCCTCCGCGCTCGGGCTCCCCGAGAACGTCCGCGAGACCGCCAGCGTCATCTACCGCCGCGCACTCGAGGAGGACCTGCTGCCGGGTCGCTCGATCGAAGGCGTCGCGACGGCGTCGCTGTACGCCGCGGCCCGACAGGCCGGCACCCCGCGCAGCCTCGACGAAATCTCGGCGGTCAGCCGCGTCGACAAGATGGAACTCACCCGCACGTACCGGTACATCATCCGGGAACTCGGCCTCGAGGTACAGCCGGCCGATCCCGAGAGCTACGTGCCGCGGTTCGTCAGCGACCTCGATCTCTCCGACGAGACCGAGCGGATGGCCCGCGAACTGCTCGAGTCGGCCCGCAAGGCGGGCGTCCACAGCGGCAAGTCGCCGGTCGGCCTCGCGGCCGCCGGCGTCTACGCCGCGGCGCTGCTGACCAACGAGAAGGTCACCCAGAACGAGGTCAGCGAAGTCGCGAGCATCTCCGAGGTTACCATCCGCAACCGGTACAAGGAACTGCTCGAGGCCTCGGACACGGCGGCACCGGCCTAA
- a CDS encoding DNA topoisomerase IV subunit A, with amino-acid sequence MSADDDQQAREQLIDLAAQFYDQFELGEIPHMSVPTRTKNNIEYDEDEKVWVYGDRESTRSANSVRGARKLLKAVYTIEFLAEQLEEDRSSTLRELYYLSESWDNEEAQFSSQDESNSLVEDLEIVSGVTREDFHMRPEESGATIMGPLHLREQTRRGEREIHCQKDVGEGGYQIPNNPDTIDFLDCDADFILAVETGGMRDRLVENGFDDEYNALIVHLKGQPARATRRITKRLHDELDLPVTVFTDGDPWSYRIYGSVAYGSIKSAHLSEYLATPEAQFIGIQPADIVEYELPTDPLSDSDINALESELEDPRFQTDYWEEQIELQLEIEKKSEQQSLASHGLDFVTETYLPERLDAMGVL; translated from the coding sequence ATGAGCGCAGACGACGACCAACAAGCACGAGAGCAGTTGATCGATCTCGCAGCGCAGTTCTACGACCAGTTCGAACTGGGCGAGATTCCCCACATGTCCGTCCCGACGCGGACGAAGAACAACATCGAGTACGACGAAGACGAGAAGGTTTGGGTCTACGGCGACCGGGAGTCGACCCGCTCGGCTAACTCGGTCCGGGGCGCCCGAAAGCTCCTGAAGGCCGTCTACACCATCGAGTTCCTCGCCGAACAGCTCGAGGAGGACCGCTCGTCGACCCTGCGTGAACTCTACTACCTCTCCGAGAGCTGGGACAACGAGGAGGCCCAGTTCAGCAGTCAGGACGAATCGAACAGCCTGGTCGAGGACTTAGAGATCGTCTCGGGCGTCACCCGCGAGGACTTCCACATGCGCCCCGAGGAATCGGGTGCGACGATCATGGGCCCGCTGCACCTGCGCGAGCAGACCCGCCGCGGCGAACGGGAGATCCACTGTCAGAAGGACGTCGGCGAGGGCGGCTACCAGATCCCGAACAACCCGGACACGATCGACTTCCTGGACTGCGACGCCGACTTCATCCTCGCGGTGGAGACCGGCGGTATGCGCGACCGGCTCGTCGAGAACGGCTTCGACGACGAGTACAACGCGCTGATCGTCCACCTCAAGGGCCAGCCCGCCCGGGCGACCCGCCGCATTACGAAGCGGCTCCACGACGAACTCGACCTGCCGGTCACCGTCTTTACGGACGGCGACCCGTGGTCGTACCGAATCTACGGCTCCGTCGCCTACGGGTCGATCAAGTCGGCCCACCTCTCGGAGTACCTCGCGACGCCCGAGGCGCAGTTCATCGGCATCCAGCCCGCCGACATCGTCGAGTACGAGCTTCCCACGGACCCGCTCTCGGACTCGGACATCAACGCCCTCGAGAGCGAACTCGAGGACCCGCGCTTCCAGACCGACTACTGGGAGGAACAGATCGAACTGCAACTCGAGATCGAGAAGAAGTCCGAACAGCAGTCGCTGGCCTCGCACGGCCTGGACTTCGTGACCGAGACGTACCTTCCGGAGCGACTCGACGCGATGGGGGTCCTCTAA
- a CDS encoding DNA topoisomerase VI subunit B — translation MTSFQSTLGEEAGIAEELAESQQAISIAEFFEKNKHMLGFDSGARGLVTAVKEAVDNALDAAEEAGILPDIYVEIQEEGDYYRLIVEDNGPGLTKESLPKVFGKLLYGSRFHAREQSRGQQGIGISAAVLYAQLTSGKPAKITSRTEGASEAQYFELIVDTDENEPEISVEETTTWDRPHGTRIELEMEANMRARQQLHDYIKHTAVVNPHARLELREPKAHFKFERATDQLPEETEEIRPHPHGVELGTVMKMLTATDSQTVSGFLQEEFTRVGKKTADSIIDAFRDRHYGREMRWRPPAVHEEIDLEAAVSDATANKGADATAAFAEAIADAVDDRDRIAHHELLAVVEDAAEQVEAEHGTTFGDTVRENAVDVVWRTLVDELPDDADEDAAEQTPTDESRLVADLYELADEATSTRKDDEIIQAFAQRLAGKFADAAEEDIRHRHTRSSVREFVDRAADLTEEYDEVSFGDTARENVVEAIWDVMATVPDDPPLVRELNGDRDATSDLVDAMRETDIMAPPTRCLSPITADLIEAGLEKEFDADFYASASRDAEVSGGDPFVVEAGIAYGGEIESEGSAQVMRFANRVPLVYQRGACATTDVVKSIGWRNYGLDQPGGSGLPNGPAVIMVHVASTNVPFTSESKDAVANVPEIEDEIELAIREAARDLKSYINKRQSMQQRRKKQNVLGKILPEMAEKVAEVTGREEPDIDDAIARIMNNVLVERQVKENGDGQEISVVVENNSSTNESLEITDIVSAEPTNLPDDATVIEMDGEWFVKWEPEVSSDDEAALEYEVPDGASFDLDVKGVESEKLTVNQ, via the coding sequence ATGACGTCGTTCCAGTCGACACTCGGTGAGGAAGCCGGGATCGCCGAGGAGCTGGCCGAAAGCCAGCAAGCGATCTCGATCGCCGAGTTCTTCGAGAAGAACAAGCACATGCTCGGCTTCGACAGCGGCGCTCGAGGCCTCGTCACGGCCGTCAAGGAGGCCGTTGACAACGCACTCGACGCCGCCGAGGAAGCCGGTATTCTCCCCGATATCTACGTCGAAATTCAGGAGGAGGGCGACTACTACCGGCTAATCGTCGAAGACAACGGCCCCGGGCTGACCAAGGAATCGCTGCCGAAGGTCTTCGGGAAACTGCTCTACGGTTCTCGCTTCCACGCCCGCGAACAGTCCCGCGGCCAGCAGGGGATCGGGATCTCCGCAGCCGTCCTCTACGCACAACTGACCAGCGGGAAGCCGGCCAAGATCACGAGTCGAACGGAGGGCGCGAGCGAGGCCCAGTACTTCGAACTCATCGTCGACACCGACGAGAACGAACCCGAGATCAGCGTCGAGGAGACCACGACGTGGGACCGCCCCCACGGGACGCGCATCGAACTCGAGATGGAGGCCAACATGCGCGCCCGCCAGCAGCTTCACGACTACATCAAGCACACGGCGGTCGTCAACCCCCACGCCCGCCTCGAGCTGCGCGAGCCCAAGGCCCACTTCAAGTTCGAGCGCGCGACCGACCAGCTCCCCGAGGAGACCGAGGAGATCCGGCCCCACCCCCACGGGGTCGAACTCGGGACCGTCATGAAGATGCTGACGGCGACCGACTCCCAGACCGTCTCCGGCTTCCTCCAGGAGGAGTTTACCCGCGTCGGGAAGAAGACCGCCGACTCGATCATCGACGCCTTCCGCGACCGCCACTACGGCCGCGAGATGCGCTGGCGCCCGCCCGCCGTCCACGAGGAGATCGACCTCGAGGCCGCAGTCTCGGACGCCACGGCGAACAAGGGCGCCGACGCGACGGCCGCCTTCGCGGAAGCGATCGCCGACGCCGTCGACGATCGCGACCGGATCGCCCACCACGAACTGCTCGCGGTCGTCGAGGACGCCGCCGAGCAGGTCGAAGCCGAGCACGGAACGACGTTCGGCGACACCGTTCGCGAGAACGCCGTCGATGTCGTCTGGCGCACGCTCGTCGACGAACTGCCCGACGACGCTGACGAGGACGCCGCCGAGCAGACCCCGACCGACGAATCTCGTCTCGTCGCCGACCTCTACGAACTCGCCGACGAGGCCACGAGCACCCGCAAGGACGACGAGATCATCCAAGCCTTCGCCCAGCGACTCGCCGGCAAGTTCGCCGACGCCGCCGAGGAGGACATTCGCCACCGACACACCCGCTCGAGCGTTCGGGAGTTCGTCGACCGGGCCGCGGACCTCACCGAGGAGTACGACGAGGTCTCCTTCGGCGACACCGCCCGCGAAAACGTCGTCGAAGCCATCTGGGACGTCATGGCGACGGTGCCGGACGATCCGCCGCTCGTGCGCGAACTGAACGGCGACCGCGACGCCACGAGCGACCTCGTCGACGCGATGCGCGAGACCGACATCATGGCGCCGCCGACGCGGTGTCTCTCGCCGATCACGGCCGACCTGATCGAGGCCGGCCTCGAGAAGGAGTTCGACGCCGACTTCTACGCCTCGGCGAGCCGCGACGCCGAAGTGTCGGGCGGCGACCCGTTCGTCGTCGAGGCCGGCATCGCCTACGGCGGCGAGATCGAGAGCGAGGGCAGCGCCCAGGTGATGCGCTTTGCGAACCGCGTACCGCTCGTCTACCAGCGCGGCGCCTGTGCGACGACCGACGTCGTCAAGTCGATCGGCTGGCGCAACTACGGGCTCGACCAGCCCGGCGGCTCCGGCCTGCCCAACGGCCCCGCGGTGATCATGGTCCACGTCGCCTCGACGAACGTGCCCTTCACCAGCGAGTCCAAGGACGCCGTCGCGAACGTCCCCGAAATCGAGGACGAGATCGAACTCGCGATCCGCGAGGCGGCTCGCGATCTCAAGAGCTACATCAACAAGCGCCAGTCGATGCAGCAGCGCCGGAAGAAGCAGAACGTCCTCGGGAAGATCCTCCCCGAGATGGCCGAGAAGGTCGCCGAGGTGACCGGACGGGAGGAACCCGACATCGACGACGCGATCGCCCGGATCATGAACAACGTCCTCGTCGAGCGCCAAGTCAAAGAGAACGGCGACGGCCAGGAGATTTCGGTCGTCGTCGAGAACAACTCGAGCACGAACGAGAGCCTCGAGATCACGGACATCGTCTCGGCCGAACCCACCAACCTGCCCGACGACGCCACCGTCATCGAGATGGACGGCGAGTGGTTCGTCAAGTGGGAACCCGAGGTGTCGAGCGACGACGAGGCGGCACTCGAGTACGAAGTGCCCGACGGCGCGTCGTTCGATCTGGACGTGAAGGGTGTCGAAAGCGAGAAACTCACGGTGAACCAGTAA
- a CDS encoding COX15/CtaA family protein, with the protein MSSTSHATRPRFRSLIDRFGFRHLLGTTLVLVSATILLGIAAKATGSGLACEANWPQCDAGPYNLLPASLPSFYEWIHRFVAMFAGFGIIGSAIAAWRLPSVDRRVTALVVLGMVLTPVQVALGRETVTQYTLDILSLHFWTAILIFSMFAVATVLVWESTLTAGTATGALGLGLLAVPAHVALSPTDLGLVTDYSPTVQLLQYAATLVLLASIIVATRVSQRRFDDRPLRWLLSGSAVLVLAVAYLGRRTVMTYSPALDSLYVALAVALAIAFCAGLYRTRTATARSQPSFST; encoded by the coding sequence GTGTCGTCCACCAGTCACGCTACCCGTCCGAGATTTCGCTCGTTGATCGATCGGTTCGGCTTCCGACACCTGCTCGGGACGACGCTCGTCCTCGTCTCCGCGACGATCCTGCTCGGTATCGCCGCGAAGGCGACCGGTTCGGGGCTCGCGTGTGAAGCGAACTGGCCCCAGTGTGACGCCGGTCCGTACAACCTCCTCCCGGCGTCGCTGCCGAGTTTCTACGAGTGGATCCACCGCTTCGTCGCGATGTTCGCCGGCTTCGGGATCATCGGCTCCGCGATCGCCGCCTGGCGACTGCCGAGCGTCGACCGACGCGTCACCGCGCTGGTCGTTCTCGGGATGGTCCTGACGCCCGTGCAGGTCGCTCTCGGCCGCGAAACGGTCACCCAGTACACGCTCGACATCCTCTCGTTGCACTTCTGGACGGCGATCCTCATCTTCTCGATGTTCGCCGTCGCGACCGTTCTCGTCTGGGAGTCGACGCTGACCGCCGGGACCGCTACCGGCGCGCTCGGCCTCGGCCTCCTCGCGGTGCCGGCCCACGTCGCGCTCAGCCCGACCGATCTCGGGCTGGTGACAGACTACTCGCCGACCGTGCAACTGCTCCAGTACGCCGCGACGCTCGTCCTGCTGGCCTCGATTATCGTCGCCACGCGAGTCAGTCAACGACGGTTCGACGATCGCCCCCTCCGATGGCTGCTCTCGGGATCGGCCGTGCTCGTTCTCGCCGTCGCCTATCTCGGTCGCCGGACCGTCATGACGTACAGTCCCGCCCTCGACAGCCTCTACGTCGCCCTCGCCGTGGCTCTCGCGATTGCGTTCTGCGCCGGCCTCTACCGAACCCGGACGGCCACAGCGCGGTCCCAGCCCTCGTTCTCGACGTAG